A window of Phycobacter azelaicus contains these coding sequences:
- a CDS encoding RDD family protein — translation MTALPDPDYQSEFYASVAPKRLIAWIVDSAIIIALCVAIGILTAFIGFFFWPLLYLMIGFAYRTITIANGSATWGMRFAGIELRDLSGRRLDTQMAALHTGAYTMALALPPLQIVSIIMMMTSARGQGLGDALLGTVMLNRRSTVR, via the coding sequence ATGACCGCCCTGCCCGACCCCGACTATCAATCAGAGTTCTATGCTTCTGTAGCGCCCAAGCGCCTGATCGCCTGGATCGTAGACAGCGCGATCATCATAGCTCTTTGTGTGGCGATCGGGATCCTAACGGCCTTTATCGGCTTCTTTTTCTGGCCACTGCTGTACCTGATGATCGGCTTTGCCTATCGCACCATCACCATTGCGAACGGGTCTGCCACCTGGGGCATGCGGTTTGCCGGAATCGAATTGCGCGATCTCTCGGGTCGGCGCCTCGACACACAGATGGCAGCGCTGCACACCGGCGCCTATACGATGGCTCTGGCTCTGCCGCCTTTGCAGATCGTGTCGATCATCATGATGATGACTTCTGCCAGAGGACAGGGTTTGGGCGATGCCCTGTTGGGCACGGTCATGCTCAATCGGCGGAGCACGGTGCGCTGA
- a CDS encoding DUF2852 domain-containing protein yields MTSYTQTATAPHAPGHPQGWFSRSEAWLDSKGKGAWIAAMVLGFVFFWPIGLALLFYMIWSKRMFNKSCRSHKPWAHHAMSAMRSSGNSAFDAYKADTLRRLEQEQHDFNAFLQRLREAKDKAEFDEFMEQRAAAAAEEADESEEEPKRA; encoded by the coding sequence ATGACGAGTTATACCCAAACCGCAACTGCACCCCATGCCCCGGGCCATCCGCAGGGGTGGTTCTCACGCAGCGAAGCCTGGCTCGACAGCAAAGGCAAAGGCGCCTGGATCGCTGCCATGGTGCTTGGCTTTGTTTTCTTCTGGCCGATTGGCCTCGCCCTTCTGTTCTACATGATCTGGAGCAAACGCATGTTCAACAAATCCTGCCGCAGTCATAAACCCTGGGCCCATCACGCCATGTCCGCCATGCGGTCCAGCGGAAACAGCGCTTTTGACGCCTACAAGGCTGACACCCTGCGCCGCCTCGAACAGGAGCAGCATGACTTCAACGCCTTCCTGCAACGCCTGCGCGAAGCCAAGGACAAGGCCGAATTCGATGAATTCATGGAGCAGCGCGCCGCCGCGGCCGCCGAAGAGGCAGACGAATCGGAAGAGGAGCCCAAGCGGGCCTGA
- a CDS encoding MarR family winged helix-turn-helix transcriptional regulator, which translates to MDRIDSSLIALRRIVRATELFGREIRQTTGVTPAQFRVLQIISEQGYATAKAISLRMRVSQGTITSLVDKLVRDGLVTREKSSQDRRQINITLTDKGGQILEEAPDPLQQRFVRKFNAMEDWEQAMLVASLERVAAMLDADEIDASPVLATGDIKHASGF; encoded by the coding sequence ATGGACCGCATCGACAGTAGCCTGATCGCGCTCCGCCGTATTGTGCGGGCAACCGAATTGTTTGGACGCGAGATTCGCCAGACCACCGGCGTAACGCCAGCTCAGTTTCGGGTACTGCAGATCATCAGCGAACAGGGCTATGCGACGGCCAAGGCGATCTCTCTGCGCATGCGTGTTTCACAGGGGACGATCACGTCACTGGTCGATAAACTGGTGCGCGACGGCCTGGTGACCCGTGAAAAGTCCAGCCAGGATCGCCGTCAGATCAATATCACCCTGACCGACAAGGGCGGACAGATCCTTGAGGAAGCTCCAGACCCGCTACAGCAGCGCTTCGTGCGCAAGTTCAACGCGATGGAGGACTGGGAACAGGCCATGCTGGTCGCCAGCCTCGAACGTGTGGCAGCGATGCTCGATGCGGACGAGATCGATGCCTCCCCTGTGCTGGCAACCGGCGACATTAAACACGCCTCCGGATTCTAG
- the ectA gene encoding diaminobutyrate acetyltransferase: MQNPADPRQIALPALRTPSSEDGARIWELVRSCRPLDENSMYCNLLQCDHFADTCVIAELSGEAVGWISAYVMPNDPETLFVWQVAVSEKARGRGLGALMLQSILRRSACRGVKRIQTTITADNDASWALFGKFAKLQDSQMDIQPYYTQALHFQDRHKTENLVTIALRARARLAA; this comes from the coding sequence ATGCAGAACCCCGCTGACCCGAGGCAGATTGCCCTTCCGGCCCTGCGCACGCCTTCATCCGAAGACGGTGCGCGTATCTGGGAGCTGGTACGCAGCTGCAGACCGTTGGATGAAAACTCCATGTACTGCAATCTGCTGCAATGCGATCACTTCGCGGATACCTGCGTCATTGCCGAGCTGTCTGGCGAAGCTGTCGGGTGGATCTCTGCCTACGTGATGCCGAATGATCCGGAAACGCTGTTCGTCTGGCAGGTGGCCGTGTCTGAAAAAGCGCGCGGGCGCGGCCTGGGTGCGCTGATGTTGCAGTCGATCCTGCGCCGTTCGGCGTGTCGGGGTGTCAAACGGATCCAGACGACGATCACGGCTGACAACGACGCCTCCTGGGCGCTTTTCGGCAAGTTCGCCAAGCTTCAAGACAGCCAGATGGATATTCAGCCCTACTACACGCAGGCGCTGCACTTCCAGGATCGGCACAAGACCGAAAACCTCGTGACCATCGCTCTGCGAGCGCGCGCACGTTTGGCCGCCTGA
- the ectB gene encoding diaminobutyrate--2-oxoglutarate transaminase yields the protein MSTNTSITPIFKRRESEARSYCRGFNTVFTSASGSEMVSEDGQRYIDFLAGCSSLNYGHNDPDMKAALVEHIQSDGVAHGLDMHTDTKAAFLETFENVILKPRGMDHKLMFTGPTGANAVEAAMKIARKATGRTNVIAFTNGFHGVTQGALAATGNGYHRGGAGVSLNNVTRVPFDGYMGGDNDTADYLEAMLNDPSSGVDAPAAILLEIVQGEGGLNAASAAWVRRVAKLAKEAGALLIIDDIQAGCGRTGTFFSFEDMGVTPDIVTLAKSVSGFGLPMALVLVKPEYDVMGPAEHNGTFRGNTHAFVTARVALEKFWSDKSFEQDIARRALMVEEALNEIADMVPGARLKGRGMMRGVDVGSGDLAGDICARAFQNGLIVETSGPEDEVVKILAPLTTPDEELAAGLKILTDAARGVFETTKVAAE from the coding sequence ATGTCTACGAACACCTCCATCACACCTATTTTCAAACGCCGTGAGTCCGAGGCGCGCAGCTATTGCCGGGGCTTCAACACGGTCTTCACCTCCGCGTCGGGTTCTGAAATGGTGAGCGAAGACGGCCAGCGCTATATTGACTTTCTGGCCGGCTGCTCATCGCTCAACTACGGGCACAATGACCCGGACATGAAAGCGGCGCTGGTCGAGCACATCCAATCTGATGGCGTTGCGCATGGCCTGGATATGCACACGGACACCAAGGCGGCCTTCCTTGAGACCTTTGAGAACGTAATCCTCAAGCCTCGTGGCATGGACCACAAGCTGATGTTCACCGGCCCCACCGGCGCCAACGCTGTTGAAGCGGCGATGAAGATCGCCCGAAAGGCGACGGGTCGCACCAACGTGATCGCGTTCACCAATGGTTTTCATGGCGTGACCCAGGGCGCTCTGGCTGCGACCGGCAATGGCTACCATCGCGGCGGCGCAGGCGTGAGCCTGAACAACGTCACCCGCGTTCCGTTTGATGGCTACATGGGCGGTGACAACGATACGGCTGATTATCTCGAGGCGATGCTGAACGACCCCTCGTCGGGAGTCGACGCGCCTGCTGCGATCCTTCTGGAAATCGTTCAGGGCGAGGGCGGTCTCAATGCGGCCAGCGCTGCATGGGTGCGCCGCGTTGCCAAGCTTGCAAAAGAAGCCGGAGCGCTGCTGATCATCGATGACATTCAGGCCGGCTGCGGCCGGACGGGCACATTCTTTTCGTTCGAGGACATGGGCGTGACCCCTGACATCGTCACGCTTGCGAAATCGGTGTCCGGCTTTGGGCTGCCGATGGCGCTGGTTCTGGTGAAGCCGGAATATGACGTGATGGGCCCGGCCGAGCATAACGGCACCTTCCGCGGCAACACACATGCCTTTGTGACGGCACGTGTGGCGCTGGAAAAATTCTGGTCTGACAAGTCCTTTGAACAGGACATCGCGCGTCGGGCGCTGATGGTGGAAGAGGCCTTAAACGAAATTGCCGATATGGTGCCGGGCGCCCGCCTCAAGGGGCGCGGCATGATGCGCGGCGTTGATGTGGGGTCCGGCGATCTGGCTGGAGACATCTGCGCGCGGGCCTTTCAGAACGGCCTCATAGTCGAAACCTCCGGCCCCGAAGACGAGGTGGTCAAGATCTTGGCTCCGCTTACCACACCGGATGAAGAACTGGCGGCTGGCCTCAAGATCCTGACGGATGCGGCACGCGGCGTTTTCGAAACAACCAAAGTGGCAGCGGAGTAA
- a CDS encoding ectoine synthase, which produces MIVRDFNDILKNQRDRVVSDAKWTSVRMLLADDKMGFSFHITFLEAGSEHTFEYKNHFESVYCMQGTGSITDLATGETHLIRPGVMYALDKHDRHVLRAEEELVMACCFNPPVTGTEVHREDGSYAAPETVEA; this is translated from the coding sequence ATGATTGTCCGTGATTTCAACGATATTTTGAAAAACCAGCGCGACCGCGTGGTCAGCGATGCCAAGTGGACCAGCGTGCGGATGCTGTTGGCCGACGACAAGATGGGCTTCTCCTTCCACATTACCTTCCTGGAAGCGGGCTCGGAGCACACTTTCGAGTACAAGAACCATTTCGAAAGCGTCTACTGCATGCAAGGCACCGGCTCGATCACCGATCTGGCCACGGGTGAGACGCACCTGATCCGCCCGGGTGTGATGTACGCGCTGGACAAGCACGACCGTCACGTCCTGCGCGCCGAGGAAGAACTGGTCATGGCCTGTTGCTTTAATCCGCCGGTGACCGGCACCGAGGTGCACCGTGAAGATGGCTCTTATGCGGCGCCTGAGACTGTCGAGGCATAA
- a CDS encoding aspartate kinase, with protein MAHTVEKIGGTSMSRLNELRDTLFIQNGKAEYGRIFVVSAFGGITNLLLEHKKTGTPGVYARFANAEDDHGWLDALNEVSSAMIAAHEVVLEHQGDIDQATAFVQERIEGARNCLIDLQRLCSYGHFRLNTHLLQIRELLSGLGEAHSALVAVLMLQRAGVNARLVDLSGWRGDADLSLEARISSGMDGIDPATEMPIVTGYAQCAEGLMREFDRGYSEVTFSQLAAQTGAREAIIHKEFHLSSADPKLVGEGNARKLGHTNYDVADQMANLGMEAIHPSAAKTLRQSGVPLRVTNCFEPEDPGTIIDDQPAPKPAAEIVTGLDIIALELFEQDMVGVKGYDAAVLEILTRHDVRIVSKVTNANTVTHYLDASLKSMRRVEADLSKRYPQAEINSEKLSLISVVGRDLSGLHVLARGMNAFAKDDILPRGATQGPRNVDTQFILQREDKDKAIALLHEEFFCSSEAETRMAA; from the coding sequence ATGGCACATACAGTGGAAAAGATCGGCGGGACGTCAATGTCCCGCCTGAATGAATTGCGCGATACGCTGTTCATCCAAAACGGGAAGGCCGAATATGGCCGGATTTTTGTCGTCTCTGCCTTTGGGGGGATCACCAACCTGCTCTTGGAGCATAAGAAAACCGGCACGCCGGGTGTTTATGCTCGCTTTGCCAATGCCGAGGATGACCATGGCTGGCTCGATGCGCTCAACGAGGTTTCTTCGGCGATGATAGCGGCCCATGAGGTCGTGTTGGAGCACCAGGGTGACATAGATCAGGCCACTGCATTCGTGCAGGAACGCATCGAGGGCGCTCGCAACTGTCTCATCGACCTGCAGCGCCTATGCTCTTACGGACATTTCCGGCTCAACACGCATCTCTTGCAGATCCGCGAGTTGCTGTCGGGCCTCGGCGAGGCGCACTCGGCACTGGTTGCGGTGCTGATGCTTCAGCGTGCAGGCGTGAACGCGCGGCTGGTGGACCTTTCCGGCTGGCGCGGTGACGCGGACTTGTCGCTTGAGGCACGGATTTCTTCCGGGATGGACGGTATTGATCCCGCCACTGAAATGCCGATCGTTACCGGTTATGCGCAATGCGCCGAAGGGTTGATGCGCGAATTCGACCGTGGCTATTCGGAGGTGACCTTTTCGCAACTGGCGGCCCAGACCGGCGCGCGGGAGGCGATCATTCACAAGGAATTCCACCTGTCTTCCGCCGATCCCAAACTTGTGGGCGAAGGCAATGCCCGCAAACTGGGTCACACCAACTATGACGTTGCAGACCAGATGGCCAACCTCGGCATGGAGGCGATCCACCCCTCGGCGGCAAAGACACTGCGCCAGTCGGGTGTACCTCTGCGCGTTACCAATTGCTTTGAGCCCGAGGATCCTGGCACCATAATCGACGACCAGCCCGCACCGAAACCGGCGGCAGAGATCGTCACCGGCCTCGATATCATAGCGCTGGAGCTGTTCGAGCAGGACATGGTCGGCGTCAAAGGCTATGATGCTGCGGTTTTGGAAATCCTGACCCGTCACGATGTGCGGATTGTCTCGAAAGTGACCAACGCCAATACGGTGACGCACTATCTGGACGCCTCGCTCAAATCGATGCGCCGGGTCGAGGCGGATCTGTCCAAGCGCTACCCGCAGGCAGAAATCAACAGCGAGAAACTGTCGCTCATATCGGTCGTGGGGCGTGACCTTAGTGGCCTGCACGTCCTGGCTCGAGGTATGAATGCTTTTGCCAAGGACGATATCCTGCCACGCGGTGCAACGCAGGGTCCGCGCAACGTTGACACTCAGTTCATCCTGCAGCGCGAGGACAAGGACAAGGCGATTGCCTTGTTGCACGAAGAGTTCTTCTGCAGTTCAGAGGCCGAGACCCGCATGGCTGCGTGA
- a CDS encoding MarR family winged helix-turn-helix transcriptional regulator — MTARNADSYDLDLHRFPGHLIRRLHQISVAQFAEMLSSHDIDLTPVQYAALKAIKANPGVDQASVAGLIAYDKATLGKVIDRLEAKALIDRSVSPKDRRAKQLDLTAAGQQILDRVQPLVDAVQGEILTGLTKEEQHQFLVLLQKATSAGNERSRAPMRRPSRKS; from the coding sequence ATGACAGCCCGGAACGCCGATAGTTACGATCTGGATCTCCACAGGTTTCCTGGTCATCTGATCCGGCGCCTGCACCAGATCTCTGTGGCACAATTTGCCGAAATGCTTTCATCCCATGATATCGACCTGACGCCGGTTCAATATGCTGCGCTCAAGGCGATCAAGGCCAATCCGGGTGTCGATCAGGCCTCCGTGGCGGGGCTGATTGCCTATGACAAGGCGACACTTGGCAAGGTCATCGACCGGCTCGAGGCAAAAGCGCTGATCGACCGCAGCGTCAGCCCAAAAGACCGCCGCGCGAAGCAACTAGACCTCACTGCGGCCGGTCAGCAGATCCTCGACAGGGTCCAACCGTTGGTGGATGCGGTCCAAGGCGAGATTCTCACAGGTCTCACAAAGGAAGAGCAGCACCAGTTCCTGGTGCTGCTACAAAAGGCTACCTCGGCCGGAAATGAGCGCAGCCGCGCGCCGATGCGCCGCCCGTCCCGCAAAAGCTGA
- the mnmH gene encoding tRNA 2-selenouridine(34) synthase MnmH — protein MSLTFSSLQDMYDHGHDTVIDVRSPAEFAEDHVPGAINLPVLSNEERARVGTIYVQQSPFLARKIGASMVFRNAAEHIENSLRQYEGGWRPLVYCWRGGQRSGSFTYLLQQIGWRAEVIKGGYQSYRRLVHAMLYETELPYRLVLLDGYTGTAKTDLLQYVEDAGGQVLDLEGLANHRGSLLGDLPGDQPSQKGFESALAGALVRLDPSRPVLVEAESSKIGARIIPPSLWSLMKEAQRIEVSAPLNARCTYLLDSYGDNLPPPDALAETLDRLRVHRSNAVVDGWLGMIKAGDMAGLAEALMVEHYDPAYQTSRRHIGAQVMASFTLDRLEPHALRAAASQICDRLEQIAQGGATR, from the coding sequence ATGTCACTTACGTTCTCCTCCCTTCAGGACATGTACGATCATGGTCACGATACGGTGATCGATGTGCGCAGCCCTGCCGAATTTGCCGAAGATCACGTGCCCGGTGCCATCAACCTGCCGGTTCTCAGCAACGAAGAGCGCGCCAGGGTGGGCACCATCTATGTGCAGCAAAGCCCGTTTCTGGCGCGCAAGATTGGCGCTTCCATGGTTTTTCGAAATGCCGCTGAACATATCGAGAATTCTCTCAGACAGTATGAGGGAGGCTGGCGTCCTTTGGTCTATTGCTGGCGGGGGGGACAGAGATCCGGCAGTTTTACCTACCTGCTGCAGCAAATTGGCTGGCGGGCCGAAGTCATAAAGGGCGGCTATCAGTCCTACCGTCGTCTTGTGCATGCGATGCTGTATGAGACCGAGCTGCCTTATCGGTTGGTCCTTCTGGATGGCTACACTGGCACGGCAAAGACCGATTTGTTGCAGTATGTAGAAGATGCGGGTGGTCAAGTGCTTGATCTTGAAGGACTAGCCAACCATCGCGGATCTCTGTTGGGGGATTTGCCCGGGGATCAGCCCAGTCAGAAGGGGTTTGAATCGGCCTTGGCTGGTGCCTTGGTGCGATTGGACCCGTCGCGCCCGGTTCTGGTCGAGGCAGAATCGAGCAAGATCGGCGCGCGTATCATCCCACCCAGCCTGTGGAGCCTGATGAAAGAGGCGCAGCGGATTGAGGTCAGCGCCCCGCTCAATGCCCGCTGCACCTATCTGCTCGACAGCTATGGAGACAACCTGCCACCGCCCGATGCCCTGGCCGAGACCTTGGACCGCCTGCGTGTCCACCGCTCGAACGCTGTGGTGGATGGTTGGCTCGGAATGATCAAGGCGGGCGACATGGCGGGGTTGGCCGAGGCTCTCATGGTTGAACACTATGATCCAGCTTATCAAACTTCCCGGCGCCACATTGGGGCTCAGGTGATGGCGTCCTTCACGCTCGATCGGCTGGAGCCTCATGCGTTGCGGGCAGCCGCATCCCAGATATGCGATCGGCTTGAACAGATCGCTCAAGGTGGGGCCACCCGTTAA
- the selD gene encoding selenide, water dikinase SelD, with translation MDTPRLPQTKDVVLIGGGHAHALVLLKWAMRPLSGARLTLINPGPTAPYSGMLPGFVAGHYSRQDLDIDLVRLARHAGARLILGAAEGLDPDARTVQVAGRPDVAFDVASVDVGITSDMPDLSGFSEHGVPAKPLGTFAQKWDAFREGDGPARISVIGGGVAGAELVLAMAHALRTRGRLQQATLIDSGSVLGTASAGVRDRMRRAFAEHGVTLIENASVDSLHADHVKLKNGREVLSDFTTGAAGARPHDWLACSGLDLHEGFLTVSDTLQTSDPAVFATGDCAHLGYEPRPKAGVYAVRQAPILLHNLRAAITGDPMRRYKPQKDYLKLISMGDKEALGERFGMLFTGKMVWRWKDRIDQSFMEQFRALPEMDAPDLPAEHTKDLPEILGDKPMCGGCGAKAGRSALRAALGHAAASTRDDVTPLPGDDAALLTMGSTRQVITTDHLRAFTLDPYVMARIAAVHALGDVWAMGAAPQAATANLILPRLAPALQQRTLVEIMSAARSIMSEAGADIVGGHTSLGDELTIGFTVTGLCARDPITLAGARPGDALVLTKPIGSGVIMAAEMAAKAEGTWVAAALEQMQRSQALPSEVLAPDAHAMTDVTGFGLAGHLLGICEASRVSAELDFAAVPLMEGAAVLAESGVRSSLFPENAALLPEWRTAGAQDLLFDPQTAGGLLAALPCTKADTAVRTLQDAGHRAAVIGQITHGAGQIVLR, from the coding sequence ATGGACACGCCCCGCCTGCCTCAGACCAAGGATGTGGTTCTGATCGGGGGCGGACACGCCCATGCATTGGTGCTCCTAAAATGGGCGATGCGCCCCCTATCCGGCGCGCGCCTGACCCTCATAAACCCGGGCCCTACCGCTCCCTATTCCGGGATGCTGCCCGGGTTTGTCGCAGGCCACTACAGCCGCCAAGACCTTGATATTGATCTGGTGCGGCTCGCGCGGCACGCAGGGGCGCGGCTGATCCTGGGTGCCGCTGAGGGGCTGGATCCCGATGCGCGAACGGTTCAGGTGGCGGGGCGGCCGGATGTGGCATTTGATGTGGCCTCTGTAGATGTGGGCATCACCTCCGACATGCCAGATCTGTCCGGCTTCTCAGAACACGGCGTACCTGCCAAACCGCTTGGGACCTTCGCGCAGAAATGGGATGCCTTCCGCGAAGGCGACGGCCCGGCGCGTATCTCGGTGATCGGCGGCGGTGTTGCGGGTGCCGAGTTGGTCTTGGCCATGGCTCACGCCTTGCGCACGCGGGGGCGTCTGCAACAGGCAACCCTGATCGACAGCGGCTCGGTGCTTGGAACGGCCAGCGCCGGTGTGAGAGACCGCATGCGACGTGCCTTTGCCGAGCATGGCGTCACGCTGATCGAAAATGCATCGGTTGACAGCCTTCACGCGGATCACGTGAAACTGAAAAATGGGCGCGAGGTACTCTCAGATTTCACCACCGGAGCTGCGGGCGCGCGTCCGCATGACTGGCTGGCATGCAGCGGTCTGGACCTGCACGAGGGGTTTCTGACCGTCTCCGATACGCTGCAAACCTCGGATCCCGCAGTCTTTGCAACAGGAGACTGTGCGCACCTCGGCTATGAGCCGCGCCCCAAGGCCGGTGTCTACGCGGTCCGTCAGGCGCCGATCCTGCTGCACAACCTGCGCGCGGCCATAACTGGCGATCCCATGCGTCGCTACAAGCCGCAGAAAGACTACCTGAAACTCATCTCAATGGGCGACAAAGAAGCGCTTGGCGAACGGTTCGGAATGCTCTTTACCGGGAAAATGGTCTGGCGCTGGAAGGACCGGATTGACCAGAGTTTCATGGAGCAGTTTCGGGCCCTGCCCGAGATGGACGCCCCAGACCTGCCTGCAGAACATACCAAGGATCTGCCCGAGATCCTCGGTGACAAACCCATGTGTGGCGGTTGCGGTGCCAAGGCCGGACGCAGCGCGCTGCGTGCCGCTTTGGGGCATGCCGCCGCCAGCACACGGGATGATGTCACTCCACTGCCAGGCGATGATGCGGCGCTGTTGACCATGGGATCAACGCGGCAGGTGATCACTACAGATCACCTGCGTGCCTTTACGCTCGATCCATATGTGATGGCACGTATTGCCGCGGTCCATGCACTGGGAGATGTCTGGGCCATGGGCGCCGCCCCGCAGGCCGCCACTGCGAACCTGATCCTGCCGCGCCTGGCGCCTGCCCTGCAACAGCGCACTCTGGTAGAAATCATGAGCGCCGCGCGCAGCATAATGTCGGAGGCTGGCGCCGATATCGTCGGCGGGCATACCTCGCTTGGGGATGAATTGACCATAGGCTTTACTGTTACGGGCCTCTGCGCACGCGATCCGATCACACTGGCGGGAGCGCGTCCAGGCGATGCGCTGGTGCTGACAAAACCCATTGGATCTGGCGTGATCATGGCCGCCGAGATGGCCGCAAAGGCCGAGGGCACCTGGGTCGCTGCCGCCCTGGAGCAGATGCAGCGCTCTCAGGCGCTTCCATCAGAAGTGCTGGCTCCCGATGCGCATGCGATGACCGATGTCACGGGCTTTGGTCTGGCCGGACACCTGTTGGGCATCTGCGAGGCCTCACGTGTCAGTGCCGAGCTGGATTTCGCAGCCGTTCCCCTCATGGAGGGCGCGGCAGTACTGGCCGAAAGCGGCGTGCGCTCGTCGCTATTCCCGGAAAACGCGGCTCTCTTGCCCGAGTGGAGAACGGCGGGCGCGCAGGATCTTCTATTTGATCCGCAAACCGCTGGCGGCCTGCTGGCCGCCCTGCCCTGCACGAAGGCGGACACGGCAGTAAGAACCCTGCAGGACGCAGGCCATAGGGCTGCAGTGATCGGTCAAATCACCCACGGCGCAGGACAGATCGTGCTACGTTAA
- a CDS encoding Na+/H+ antiporter subunit G, which produces MELFIDLLITVFLVMAGIFGIVGSFGLLKLNDPMSRLHAPTKATTLGVGGVLLASMAHAIAVEGHLSLHELMITLFLFLTAPVTAHFIAKVHIHRREETGTLPEAGKDGIWATHNTPASDEQA; this is translated from the coding sequence ATGGAACTTTTTATCGACCTCCTGATAACAGTCTTTCTGGTAATGGCCGGCATCTTTGGCATTGTCGGATCCTTCGGCCTGTTGAAGCTGAACGACCCCATGTCGCGTCTTCATGCTCCGACCAAGGCGACAACCCTTGGTGTTGGCGGGGTACTCCTGGCGTCGATGGCGCATGCCATCGCGGTTGAGGGGCACCTGTCCCTTCATGAGCTGATGATTACGCTGTTCCTGTTCCTTACCGCTCCGGTGACAGCCCACTTCATCGCCAAGGTCCACATTCACCGTCGCGAGGAAACAGGTACGTTGCCAGAAGCCGGAAAGGATGGGATCTGGGCAACGCACAACACCCCTGCAAGCGACGAACAGGCCTAG
- a CDS encoding K+/H+ antiporter subunit F: MIETAALFAFVCFGLALLMNLWKVMFGTTMADRILALDTMFINAIALMVLYGMALGTEIFFEAAMLIAMLGFISTVAYARFILRGNIIE; this comes from the coding sequence ATGATTGAGACTGCGGCTCTTTTTGCCTTCGTCTGCTTTGGTCTGGCGCTCTTGATGAACCTCTGGAAGGTGATGTTCGGTACCACCATGGCTGACCGTATCCTGGCGCTTGATACCATGTTCATCAACGCGATCGCCCTGATGGTGCTTTATGGTATGGCGCTCGGGACCGAGATTTTCTTTGAGGCAGCCATGCTGATTGCAATGCTCGGGTTCATTTCCACTGTGGCCTATGCGCGCTTCATCCTGCGCGGCAACATCATCGAGTGA
- a CDS encoding Na+/H+ antiporter subunit E, producing MKLMRRLLPHPVLTLLLTLTWVLTVNSFTLNSLVFGFLLGLLIPFVTQPFWPQQLRMKHPVKIVAYILLVIWDIVVANITVARIVLFKPNAKRQPAWVTIPLDLRTPEAITVLAGTITMTPGTVSADLSAEGHALLVHCLDCEDTDAVRDEIKQRYERRLMEIFE from the coding sequence ATGAAACTGATGCGCCGACTTCTTCCTCATCCCGTTCTGACCCTTTTGCTGACGCTTACCTGGGTTCTGACCGTCAACAGCTTCACGCTGAACTCGCTGGTCTTTGGTTTCCTGTTGGGCCTGCTGATCCCCTTCGTCACACAGCCCTTCTGGCCGCAGCAACTGCGCATGAAGCACCCAGTCAAGATCGTTGCCTACATTCTGCTGGTTATCTGGGACATCGTCGTGGCAAACATTACGGTTGCGCGTATCGTTCTTTTCAAACCGAACGCCAAACGCCAGCCCGCCTGGGTGACAATCCCGCTCGATCTGCGCACACCCGAGGCCATCACCGTGCTGGCAGGAACAATCACCATGACCCCAGGCACAGTTTCGGCTGACCTGTCGGCTGAGGGGCACGCTTTGTTGGTGCATTGCCTCGACTGTGAGGACACTGATGCGGTGCGTGACGAGATCAAACAGCGCTACGAGCGCCGCCTGATGGAGATTTTCGAATGA